The following coding sequences are from one Arcobacter nitrofigilis DSM 7299 window:
- a CDS encoding ABC-F family ATP-binding cassette domain-containing protein, producing the protein MIELSNVSKSFGKQTLFNEVTFRLNSGDKIGLVGRNGSGKSTLFKLILDEEHPDAGEILQPKNYKIGALKQHLVFTEKTITDEAALALSEEHKYDIYKVEKILFGLGFSQEDLLKDPLSFSGGYQIRINLAKLLLTEPNLLLLDEPTNYLDIVSLRWLKVFLKNFDGEVIIITHDRDFMDAVTTHTMGLVRKNLKVVKGDTHKFYEKLKEEDEHHEKQKASQDKKVKQLEEFIAKNKARASTANLAQSKVKQLEKMDILEDLNFDSTLKFDFNYKDTPAKVLLDVKDLSFGYTKDNILFKDISFTLQKGETLGIIGKNGKGKSTLLNTIAGELKALHGVTEMHTSVTFGHFGQTNISHLNPDNTIMDEIYLSNNKLGEGTVRSICGGMMFSGDDAKKKVTLLSGGEKSRVMLGKILAKEVNLLFLDEPTNHLDMSSIEALTVAIKNFEGSCIIVTHSEELLRAVCDRLIIFSNGSADYFDGRYDEFLEKIGWEDEDDAPKKKSKPKVNKKESKRLRALLVQEKSKIASPIKKEIDSLEKKIIEIETTIEKKKDELVDVTNKGDNSKVMELSKEIAKLEKEAETKFESLEISQTKLDTINDEYQIKLEELM; encoded by the coding sequence ATGATAGAACTTTCAAATGTCTCAAAGAGCTTTGGTAAACAAACACTATTCAATGAAGTAACCTTTAGATTAAATTCTGGGGATAAGATTGGACTAGTAGGAAGAAATGGTAGTGGGAAATCTACACTATTTAAATTGATTTTAGATGAAGAACACCCAGATGCTGGTGAAATATTACAACCTAAAAACTATAAAATAGGTGCTTTGAAACAGCATCTTGTTTTTACAGAAAAAACTATAACAGATGAAGCAGCCCTTGCACTTAGTGAAGAACATAAATACGATATTTATAAAGTTGAGAAAATACTTTTTGGTCTTGGGTTTTCACAAGAAGATTTATTAAAAGACCCCTTATCTTTTTCAGGTGGATATCAAATCAGAATAAATCTAGCAAAACTACTTTTAACAGAACCAAATCTGTTACTTTTAGATGAGCCAACAAACTACCTTGATATTGTTTCATTAAGATGGTTAAAAGTATTTTTAAAAAACTTTGATGGTGAAGTAATTATCATCACCCATGATAGAGATTTTATGGATGCAGTTACAACTCACACTATGGGATTAGTTAGAAAAAATCTAAAAGTTGTAAAAGGGGATACTCACAAGTTTTATGAAAAACTAAAAGAAGAAGATGAACACCACGAAAAACAAAAAGCTTCACAGGATAAAAAAGTAAAACAATTAGAAGAATTCATTGCTAAAAATAAAGCAAGAGCTTCAACAGCAAACTTAGCACAATCAAAAGTTAAACAACTTGAAAAGATGGATATCTTAGAAGATTTAAATTTTGATTCAACACTGAAATTTGATTTTAACTACAAAGACACTCCTGCAAAAGTTTTACTTGATGTAAAAGACTTGAGTTTTGGATATACAAAAGACAATATACTTTTCAAAGATATTTCATTTACTCTACAAAAGGGTGAAACACTTGGAATAATAGGGAAAAATGGTAAAGGTAAATCAACACTTCTAAATACAATTGCAGGTGAATTGAAAGCCTTACATGGTGTGACAGAGATGCATACAAGTGTGACTTTTGGACACTTCGGTCAAACAAATATTTCACACCTAAATCCAGACAATACAATTATGGATGAAATCTATTTATCTAATAATAAATTAGGTGAGGGAACTGTTAGAAGTATTTGTGGTGGTATGATGTTCTCAGGTGATGATGCTAAGAAAAAAGTAACTTTACTTTCAGGTGGTGAAAAAAGTAGGGTAATGCTTGGAAAAATTTTAGCAAAAGAAGTTAATCTACTTTTCCTAGATGAGCCTACAAATCACCTTGATATGAGTTCAATAGAAGCACTTACCGTTGCTATTAAAAACTTTGAAGGTTCTTGTATCATCGTAACCCATAGTGAAGAGTTACTTCGAGCTGTTTGTGATAGATTGATTATCTTCTCAAATGGAAGTGCTGATTATTTTGATGGAAGATATGATGAGTTCTTAGAAAAAATTGGTTGGGAAGATGAAGATGATGCTCCTAAGAAAAAATCAAAACCAAAAGTAAATAAAAAAGAGAGCAAAAGACTAAGAGCTTTACTTGTACAAGAAAAAAGTAAAATAGCAAGTCCTATAAAAAAAGAGATTGATTCTTTAGAGAAAAAAATTATAGAGATAGAAACAACAATTGAAAAGAAAAAAGATGAATTAGTTGATGTTACAAATAAAGGTGACAATAGCAAAGTAATGGAATTATCAAAAGAGATAGCAAAACTTGAAAAAGAAGCTGAAACTAAATTTGAATCTTTAGAAATCTCTCAAACAAAACTTGATACTATTAATGATGAATATCAAATTAAATTAGAAGAGTTGATGTAA
- a CDS encoding protein tyrosine phosphatase family protein has product METILNYIKINDNISTAGQPKEAELELLTKDRFEVVINLALSNATNALDNEDKIVSTLGMTYIHLPVDFEYPTKDDLKLFLTLLSSLEDKKVFVHCAKNYRVSAFMYVYHKYFLKTPFDEIDLSLIEEWGPSPIWQDIMKIGFKELS; this is encoded by the coding sequence ATGGAAACTATTTTAAACTATATAAAAATCAATGACAATATCTCAACAGCTGGTCAGCCCAAAGAGGCTGAGCTAGAACTATTGACAAAGGATAGATTTGAAGTAGTAATAAATCTTGCTCTATCAAATGCAACAAATGCCTTAGATAATGAAGATAAAATAGTTTCCACTTTAGGCATGACTTATATCCATCTTCCTGTGGATTTTGAATATCCTACAAAAGATGATTTAAAACTTTTTTTAACTCTTTTATCTTCACTTGAGGACAAAAAAGTATTTGTACACTGTGCAAAGAATTATAGAGTAAGTGCTTTTATGTATGTTTATCATAAATACTTTTTAAAAACTCCCTTTGATGAGATAGATTTATCTCTTATAGAAGAATGGGGACCTTCTCCAATCTGGCAAGATATTATGAAAATAGGGTTTAAGGAGCTAAGCTAA
- a CDS encoding dienelactone hydrolase family protein, producing MKKIIVFIFILSGFAFANSGFVTYKVDGKEYEGYYSSPSKNAPLIYMVHDWDGITDYEVKRAKMLYDLGYATFAVDLYGKGVRPTKTEDKKKLTNELYQNRAKMKRLLYAGYYEAKKLGANVSNAVGIGYCFGGAAILEFARNGGDLKSFITFHGGLQTPIGENYAHTKGSIVVFHGSADKVVSLQEFANLAMELEENKIPHEMTTYSGAPHAFTVIGSDRYNKVADEKSWRRFKEILETTLK from the coding sequence ATGAAAAAGATTATTGTGTTCATATTTATTTTAAGTGGGTTTGCTTTTGCAAATAGTGGCTTTGTTACTTATAAAGTAGATGGGAAAGAGTATGAAGGATATTATAGTTCACCTTCAAAAAATGCACCACTTATTTATATGGTTCATGATTGGGATGGGATTACTGATTATGAAGTAAAAAGAGCAAAGATGCTTTATGATTTGGGTTATGCAACATTTGCAGTTGATTTATATGGAAAAGGTGTAAGACCAACAAAAACAGAAGATAAGAAAAAACTAACAAATGAACTTTACCAAAATAGAGCAAAAATGAAAAGACTTCTTTATGCTGGATATTATGAAGCTAAAAAATTAGGAGCAAATGTCTCAAATGCTGTTGGTATAGGATATTGTTTTGGTGGAGCTGCTATTTTAGAGTTTGCTAGAAATGGTGGAGATTTAAAATCTTTTATCACTTTTCACGGAGGATTACAAACTCCTATTGGTGAAAATTATGCCCATACAAAAGGTTCTATTGTAGTATTTCATGGAAGTGCTGACAAAGTTGTTAGTTTACAAGAATTTGCTAATTTGGCTATGGAGTTAGAAGAAAATAAAATACCACATGAAATGACAACTTATAGTGGTGCACCACATGCTTTTACTGTTATTGGTTCAGATAGATATAACAAAGTTGCAGATGAAAAATCATGGAGAAGATTTAAAGAGATTTTAGAAACTACATTAAAATAA
- the metX gene encoding homoserine O-acetyltransferase MetX: MKIETKIARFTTPLHLESGRILEPYEIKYETYGELNEDKSNVIVICHALSGSHHAAGRYENEAKPGWWDNFIGDGKTIDTRKYFVICTNNLGSCFGSTSPMSSMNKAGEAYRLKFPVLAITDIVKAQKRLFTSLGIDHVKAVIGGSMGGMQALCYSIEYPDFADTIIAMATTAYTRPWAIAVNKIAMESIRNDPAFKNGNYTKGDLIANGLPGLAIGRMAGLIAYVGPNSMNNKFGRNYVETDGLYELFGRFEVEKYLEYNAYNFPKIFDPLSYLYVCKTMNIFDAARGTDKLPDALSKIKCDLHLISFSDDVLFFPQEMEEIYNIMREMNMENVKYKMIESTHGHDSFLVELDKFKDYVVDILEKKI; this comes from the coding sequence TTGAAAATAGAGACTAAAATTGCTAGATTTACGACTCCTTTACACTTAGAAAGTGGGCGAATTCTAGAACCTTATGAAATAAAATACGAAACCTATGGAGAACTAAACGAAGATAAATCAAATGTAATCGTTATTTGTCATGCTTTAAGTGGTTCACATCATGCAGCAGGAAGATATGAAAATGAAGCAAAACCAGGCTGGTGGGATAATTTTATAGGCGATGGAAAAACTATTGATACCAGAAAATATTTTGTAATATGCACAAACAATCTTGGCTCTTGTTTTGGTTCAACTTCACCAATGAGTTCTATGAATAAAGCAGGAGAAGCATACAGACTTAAATTCCCAGTTTTGGCCATAACAGATATCGTAAAAGCTCAAAAAAGACTTTTTACTTCCCTTGGTATTGATCATGTAAAAGCAGTCATTGGTGGAAGTATGGGTGGTATGCAAGCACTTTGTTATTCTATTGAGTACCCAGATTTTGCAGATACAATTATAGCTATGGCAACAACAGCATACACAAGACCATGGGCAATAGCTGTAAATAAAATAGCAATGGAATCAATAAGAAATGATCCAGCTTTTAAAAATGGAAACTACACAAAAGGTGACCTTATCGCAAATGGTTTACCTGGTCTTGCAATTGGTAGAATGGCAGGCTTAATTGCTTATGTGGGGCCAAATTCTATGAATAACAAATTTGGTAGAAATTATGTGGAAACAGATGGGCTTTATGAACTCTTTGGAAGATTTGAAGTTGAGAAATATTTGGAATACAATGCTTACAATTTTCCAAAAATATTTGATCCCTTATCATATTTGTATGTTTGCAAGACTATGAATATATTTGATGCGGCAAGGGGTACTGATAAGTTGCCAGATGCCTTGTCAAAGATAAAATGTGACCTTCATCTTATCTCTTTTTCTGATGATGTTTTATTCTTCCCACAAGAGATGGAAGAGATTTATAATATAATGAGAGAGATGAATATGGAAAATGTAAAGTATAAAATGATAGAATCTACACATGGACATGATTCATTTTTGGTGGAACTTGATAAGTTCAAAGATTATGTAGTCGATATATTGGAGAAAAAAATATGA
- the xseB gene encoding exodeoxyribonuclease VII small subunit produces MSEEIKEEQSFEEKVEKAKELLEKLANPDITLSSSVEIYKNGMKELDDAQKLLETSKLQFKELSEK; encoded by the coding sequence ATGAGTGAAGAGATAAAAGAAGAACAAAGCTTCGAAGAAAAAGTAGAAAAGGCAAAAGAGTTATTAGAAAAGTTAGCAAATCCAGATATAACATTAAGTTCATCTGTAGAGATATATAAAAATGGTATGAAAGAACTTGATGATGCACAAAAACTTCTAGAAACTTCAAAACTTCAATTCAAAGAACTATCAGAAAAATAA
- the radC gene encoding RadC family protein, whose amino-acid sequence MKTINQLQSIDKPRERLLKYGLSSLKNYELIAVLLGSGVKGKDVIKLSHEIEKFFDSNFENIDLKTLLKIHGLGTAKASQIISAIELSRRYLIDTQNYKINFASDVYEELKPYKNKRQEYFLTLYLDGANNLIETKIITIGTLNQSLVHPREVFSHAIEKRCASIIVAHNHPSGILKPSSEDINVTQRLKESGKILGIELLDHVIFTNEGFISLQEEGVL is encoded by the coding sequence ATGAAAACAATAAATCAATTACAAAGTATAGATAAACCAAGGGAAAGATTACTAAAGTATGGTCTTAGCTCACTAAAAAACTACGAACTCATAGCCGTATTACTAGGAAGTGGAGTAAAAGGCAAAGATGTTATAAAACTATCCCATGAAATAGAAAAATTCTTCGACTCAAACTTTGAAAATATAGATTTAAAAACCTTACTTAAAATACATGGACTAGGAACAGCAAAAGCTAGTCAAATAATATCTGCAATAGAACTGTCAAGAAGATATCTAATAGATACTCAAAACTATAAAATAAACTTTGCAAGTGATGTATATGAAGAACTAAAACCCTACAAAAACAAACGCCAAGAATACTTTCTAACTCTATATTTAGATGGAGCAAACAATCTAATAGAAACCAAAATCATCACAATAGGAACACTAAACCAAAGCCTAGTGCACCCAAGAGAAGTATTTTCCCACGCCATAGAAAAAAGATGCGCGAGTATAATTGTAGCCCACAACCATCCAAGTGGTATTTTAAAACCAAGTAGTGAAGATATCAATGTAACCCAAAGATTAAAAGAATCAGGAAAGATTCTAGGTATAGAACTACTTGATCATGTGATATTTACAAATGAAGGGTTTATTAGTTTACAAGAAGAGGGTGTGTTGTGA
- a CDS encoding class I SAM-dependent DNA methyltransferase gives MFEQTFKNIDDILWKDSGADSELDYIGQTSWIMFLRYLDELENEKADIAVLKDEEYTYILDEEFRWNSWAMPKVDGKIDHHKARNGIDLVQFVDGKLFPYLAKFKQTAEHAQTIEYKIGEIFSELKNKIQSGYNLREILAYADELPFRSSKDKHELSHLYETKIKNMGNAGRNGGQYYTPRPLIRAMIDVIDPQIGEKVYDGAVGSAGFLCEAYDYMYERMNKNVDNLKILQERTFYGKEKKNLAYVIGIMNMILHGIEAPNIKHTNTLGELIRDIQEKDRYHVILANPPFGGKERKEVQQNFDIKTGETAFLFLQHFIKSLKAGGRAAIVIKNTILSNSDNASIALRKHLLESCNLHTILDMPAGTFTGAGVKTVVLFFTKGEATKKIWYYSLNPGRNMGKTNPLNDKDMLDFKTLQKTKADSENSWTLNISDIDETTYDLSIKNPFTPEEAELRTPKKILEDIVNLDKETNEILASIKELV, from the coding sequence ATGTTTGAACAAACTTTTAAAAATATAGATGATATTTTATGGAAAGATTCTGGTGCTGATAGTGAGCTTGATTATATAGGGCAAACCTCTTGGATAATGTTTTTAAGGTATCTTGATGAACTTGAAAATGAAAAAGCTGATATAGCAGTACTTAAAGACGAAGAGTACACTTATATTTTAGATGAAGAGTTTCGTTGGAACTCTTGGGCTATGCCAAAAGTTGATGGAAAAATTGACCATCATAAAGCACGAAATGGTATTGATTTGGTTCAGTTTGTTGATGGCAAACTTTTTCCTTATCTTGCAAAGTTTAAACAAACAGCAGAACATGCACAAACTATCGAGTACAAAATCGGTGAGATATTTTCTGAACTTAAAAACAAGATTCAAAGTGGATACAACTTACGAGAGATATTAGCATATGCCGATGAACTTCCTTTTCGTTCAAGCAAAGACAAACACGAACTAAGCCATCTCTACGAAACAAAAATCAAAAATATGGGAAATGCAGGAAGGAATGGTGGTCAATACTACACACCAAGACCACTTATTCGAGCGATGATAGATGTAATTGACCCACAAATAGGTGAAAAAGTTTATGATGGTGCAGTAGGAAGTGCAGGATTTTTATGTGAAGCATATGACTACATGTACGAGCGAATGAATAAAAATGTTGATAATCTGAAAATCTTACAAGAGCGAACCTTTTACGGAAAAGAGAAAAAAAACTTAGCCTATGTCATAGGTATCATGAATATGATTCTTCATGGTATAGAAGCTCCAAATATTAAACATACAAATACTTTAGGGGAGCTTATTCGTGATATACAAGAAAAAGATAGATACCATGTAATCTTGGCAAATCCCCCTTTTGGTGGAAAAGAACGAAAAGAGGTACAACAAAACTTCGATATAAAAACAGGCGAAACTGCCTTTTTATTTTTGCAGCACTTTATCAAGTCACTTAAAGCCGGTGGTCGAGCAGCAATTGTCATCAAAAATACTATTTTAAGTAATAGCGACAATGCTTCTATAGCTTTAAGAAAACACCTTTTAGAGAGTTGTAATCTTCATACCATCTTAGATATGCCAGCAGGTACTTTTACAGGAGCTGGTGTAAAAACTGTAGTTTTATTTTTCACAAAAGGGGAAGCAACTAAAAAAATCTGGTACTACTCTTTAAATCCCGGACGAAATATGGGGAAAACAAATCCTTTAAACGACAAGGATATGTTGGATTTTAAAACCTTACAAAAAACAAAAGCTGATAGTGAAAACTCTTGGACTTTGAATATTTCAGATATTGATGAAACTACTTATGATTTATCTATAAAAAATCCTTTTACTCCTGAAGAGGCTGAACTTAGAACTCCTAAGAAAATATTAGAAGATATAGTAAATTTGGATAAAGAGACAAATGAGATTTTAGCTTCTATTAAAGAGTTGGTATGA
- a CDS encoding restriction endonuclease subunit S, whose product MIEKFIWEVCDVIAGQSPEGKFYNKEEEGIPFYQGKKEFTDKYIGKPTTWTTKVTKEAFKDDILMSVRAPVGPVNFSTEHICIGRGLAAIRVKEEINKEYLFYYLIYHENSIVGNKGAVFNSINKKQIENLKVPLPNKLEEQKQIVEILDKAFESIEQAKANIEKNIQNSKELFQSRLNEIFSQKGDGWEENELGKVCKTGAGGTPLKSRKEYYENGDIPWLCSGEVKQGNIYSSNKYITKKGLDNSSAKLFPKNTVVIAMYGATAGDVGILRFETSTNQAVCGILPNELFIPEFIYYSFSYRKNELIAQATGNAQPNISQIKIKNTLIPIITKKEQIKIVQELDSLKEQTKQLEKHYQQKLDNLEELKKSILQKAFSGELIP is encoded by the coding sequence ATGATAGAAAAATTTATTTGGGAAGTATGCGATGTAATTGCTGGCCAATCTCCTGAAGGTAAATTTTATAATAAAGAAGAAGAGGGTATTCCTTTTTATCAAGGAAAAAAAGAGTTTACTGATAAATATATAGGTAAACCAACTACTTGGACTACAAAAGTTACTAAAGAAGCTTTTAAAGATGATATTTTAATGTCAGTTAGAGCACCAGTTGGTCCAGTTAATTTTTCGACTGAACATATTTGTATAGGTCGAGGTTTAGCAGCTATTCGAGTAAAAGAAGAGATAAATAAAGAATACCTTTTCTATTATTTAATCTATCATGAAAATTCTATTGTTGGGAATAAAGGTGCTGTATTTAATTCAATTAATAAAAAGCAAATTGAAAATTTAAAAGTGCCATTGCCAAATAAATTAGAAGAACAAAAACAAATCGTAGAAATTTTAGATAAAGCTTTTGAATCAATAGAACAGGCAAAAGCAAATATTGAAAAAAATATACAAAATTCAAAAGAGCTTTTTCAAAGTAGATTAAATGAAATATTTTCTCAAAAAGGTGATGGTTGGGAAGAAAATGAATTAGGAAAAGTTTGTAAAACAGGGGCAGGGGGAACACCTTTAAAATCAAGAAAAGAATATTATGAAAATGGCGATATTCCTTGGTTATGTAGTGGTGAAGTAAAACAAGGTAATATTTATAGTTCAAATAAATATATTACTAAGAAAGGGCTTGATAATTCATCTGCCAAACTATTCCCCAAAAATACAGTAGTAATTGCTATGTATGGTGCAACAGCTGGAGATGTAGGTATTTTAAGATTTGAAACTTCAACTAATCAAGCAGTGTGTGGAATATTACCTAATGAATTATTTATACCAGAGTTTATATATTATTCTTTTTCATATAGAAAAAATGAATTAATAGCACAAGCAACGGGAAATGCACAACCAAATATTTCACAAATAAAAATTAAAAATACTTTGATACCTATTATTACGAAAAAAGAACAAATAAAAATTGTTCAAGAATTAGATAGTTTAAAAGAACAAACAAAACAGCTAGAAAAACACTACCAACAAAAACTAGACAATTTAGAAGAACTAAAAAAATCTATCTTACAAAAAGCATTTAGTGGAGAACTCATACCATGA